The Desulfovibrio desulfuricans DSM 642 genome contains a region encoding:
- a CDS encoding methyl-accepting chemotaxis protein, whose translation MLRLSFKSVNTVIAALISVILLIGVSIFVVYVGKSSYHIVNNTSVGGMKIINNSLIANVNDMIDANMSMIKVPAQSGQAKKAIEGDSAEMDTLIKALIKEYKGINSIFVLNAQGVAVSGASSSGENFIGNNYSERGYFKTAMQGKDAIDPNIVIAKTTKKEIFAIATPVFSGTGKPIGAVCVTMNWLEYIKSHVFNITVADHGYAFIIDANGRVIAHPKADTHMSDVSKLEFVVKALKIKNGSFDYEFQGKEKVIVFQTIERTGWLVCTSAFTDDLAKDAIEQRNILILVAIGIFVVLLGSIIFMVRRIITTPLKNIMDYSAQIAHGDFKATLTGNYGFELAELAGNFKETTAVLKNRLGFADGVLQGITFPTLVADTDVCITYVNDAMVKLVGKSGKPEDYKGMGAAEFFYGDANKRTICHKCLSEGVNAHGIEAAMTFADGQHKNLRIDASLIRDLDGNIVGAVTLVFDLTEIKKQQATIEQQRDAVAQVAQNANAIADRLSTATEELSTQVEQASRGADQQTQRVSETATAMEQMNASVLEVARNAGGASDTTINAKRKAEHGAEVVNKVVQGINQLHTQALGLKTGMASLGDQAQSIGQIMTVISDIADQTNLLALNAAIEAARAGEAGRGFAVVADEVRKLAEKTMQATREVGSAIQGIQNGTTQNIDQVNQTVDTIEQTTELAGTSGEALSEIVVLVDQAADQAHSIAAAAEEQSATSDEINRAVEQINTISAETSSAMSQSANAVTELAKQAQELKKLIAQMVS comes from the coding sequence ATGCTGCGCCTGTCATTCAAGAGCGTAAATACTGTTATAGCTGCACTGATAAGCGTCATTCTGCTTATCGGCGTTTCCATTTTTGTTGTTTACGTTGGCAAATCTTCATACCACATTGTCAACAATACATCTGTTGGCGGCATGAAGATCATAAACAACAGCCTCATTGCCAACGTCAATGACATGATTGACGCCAACATGAGCATGATCAAGGTTCCGGCGCAGAGCGGTCAGGCTAAAAAAGCCATCGAAGGTGACAGCGCCGAAATGGACACCCTTATCAAAGCCCTTATCAAAGAATACAAGGGAATCAATTCCATCTTTGTCCTAAATGCGCAGGGCGTTGCTGTTTCCGGCGCATCCTCCAGTGGAGAGAATTTTATTGGCAATAACTACAGTGAGAGGGGATATTTCAAAACTGCCATGCAGGGCAAGGATGCCATTGACCCCAACATCGTTATTGCAAAAACCACAAAAAAAGAAATTTTTGCCATTGCCACCCCGGTTTTTAGCGGCACAGGCAAGCCCATTGGCGCAGTATGCGTGACCATGAACTGGCTTGAATATATTAAAAGCCATGTTTTTAACATAACAGTTGCAGACCATGGTTATGCATTTATTATTGATGCAAACGGTCGCGTTATCGCCCACCCCAAGGCTGATACTCACATGAGCGATGTCAGCAAGCTGGAATTTGTAGTCAAGGCGCTCAAAATCAAGAACGGCTCTTTTGATTATGAGTTTCAGGGTAAGGAAAAGGTGATTGTTTTTCAAACCATTGAAAGAACAGGCTGGCTTGTCTGCACCTCCGCATTTACAGACGATCTTGCAAAAGACGCCATTGAGCAACGCAACATTCTTATTCTCGTTGCCATCGGTATTTTCGTTGTATTGCTGGGCAGCATCATATTTATGGTTCGCCGGATCATTACCACCCCGCTGAAGAACATCATGGACTACAGCGCGCAGATTGCGCACGGCGATTTCAAGGCCACGCTCACGGGCAATTATGGCTTTGAACTTGCTGAACTTGCAGGCAATTTTAAAGAAACGACCGCAGTACTCAAAAACCGTCTGGGTTTTGCTGACGGCGTATTGCAGGGCATCACCTTCCCCACCCTTGTGGCAGATACAGATGTGTGCATTACCTATGTGAATGACGCCATGGTCAAGCTTGTGGGCAAGAGCGGCAAGCCCGAAGACTATAAGGGCATGGGAGCGGCTGAATTTTTCTACGGGGATGCCAACAAGCGTACCATCTGCCATAAATGTCTGAGCGAGGGAGTGAACGCACATGGCATTGAAGCAGCAATGACCTTTGCAGACGGCCAGCACAAAAATCTGCGCATTGATGCCTCGCTGATCCGCGATCTGGACGGCAACATTGTTGGTGCAGTAACACTTGTGTTTGACCTGACGGAAATCAAAAAGCAACAGGCCACCATCGAGCAGCAGCGTGATGCCGTTGCCCAGGTGGCGCAGAACGCCAATGCCATTGCCGACAGGCTTTCCACCGCTACCGAAGAGCTTTCCACCCAGGTGGAACAGGCCAGCCGTGGCGCGGATCAGCAAACGCAGCGTGTTTCTGAAACCGCCACCGCGATGGAGCAGATGAATGCCTCTGTACTTGAAGTTGCACGCAATGCGGGCGGCGCTTCAGACACTACCATCAATGCCAAGCGCAAGGCAGAGCACGGCGCAGAAGTAGTCAACAAGGTGGTGCAGGGCATCAACCAGCTGCACACGCAGGCTCTGGGCCTCAAAACCGGCATGGCCTCGTTGGGCGATCAAGCCCAGAGTATCGGCCAGATCATGACAGTGATTTCAGACATTGCAGATCAGACTAACCTGCTGGCCCTTAACGCGGCCATCGAAGCGGCGCGCGCGGGCGAAGCCGGACGCGGATTTGCCGTTGTGGCCGATGAGGTGCGCAAACTGGCGGAAAAGACCATGCAGGCAACCCGCGAGGTTGGTTCTGCCATTCAGGGCATACAGAACGGCACCACGCAGAACATTGATCAGGTCAACCAGACTGTAGACACCATTGAGCAGACCACCGAGCTTGCCGGAACCTCCGGCGAGGCGCTCTCAGAAATTGTGGTGCTGGTGGATCAGGCTGCGGATCAGGCGCATTCCATTGCCGCCGCCGCAGAAGAACAGTCGGCCACCAGCGACGAGATCAACCGGGCGGTGGAGCAGATCAACACCATCAGCGCAGAGACGTCCTCCGCCATGTCCCAATCTGCCAACGCGGTAACGGAACTGGCAAAGCAGGCGCAGGAACTCAAAAAGCTCATTGCGCAGATGGTTTCCTAG
- a CDS encoding DMT family transporter, giving the protein MQNARQAATPQLQSTTAPNKDAMQQSAVRAALIRMHAATVLFGISGIFGKLCQCSAVDLVWGRAVVAVATLGCICLIRRDPPWHGIAARDLTGLAVSGILLALHFVTFFMGIKLGGIAVGTLGFACFPAFTALFEAIAYRERPSTRELQCIGMVSIGLVCLTPSFSLADTATHGLLWGIVSAAVYGLVAIANRHFAGGMSGMQTCWWQNTVIIICLLPFAAADVPGIAALDWLWIICLGLLCTALAYSLYVSSLTALKARQAAVIITLEPVYAIIAAWLLFNDAPGLGIFAGGALILGAVFRLSR; this is encoded by the coding sequence ATGCAGAATGCCAGACAGGCTGCGACCCCACAATTACAATCTACCACAGCACCCAACAAGGACGCAATGCAGCAAAGCGCCGTGCGCGCAGCTCTGATCCGCATGCACGCAGCCACGGTTCTGTTTGGTATCTCTGGCATTTTTGGCAAATTGTGCCAGTGCTCCGCCGTTGATCTTGTCTGGGGCAGGGCCGTGGTTGCAGTGGCCACCCTTGGCTGCATCTGCCTTATCCGGCGTGATCCGCCCTGGCATGGAATCGCGGCACGCGACCTGACAGGCCTTGCCGTAAGCGGCATTCTGCTGGCCCTCCATTTTGTCACATTTTTTATGGGGATAAAACTGGGCGGCATTGCGGTGGGCACGCTCGGCTTTGCGTGTTTTCCCGCCTTTACGGCCCTGTTTGAAGCCATAGCCTACCGCGAGCGCCCAAGCACCCGTGAATTGCAGTGCATTGGCATGGTAAGCATTGGGCTTGTGTGCCTGACGCCCTCGTTTTCGCTGGCTGATACTGCAACCCACGGCCTGCTTTGGGGCATTGTTTCCGCTGCGGTCTACGGCCTGGTGGCCATAGCAAACCGGCACTTTGCCGGGGGTATGTCGGGCATGCAAACCTGCTGGTGGCAAAATACGGTAATAATCATCTGCCTTCTGCCCTTTGCAGCAGCGGATGTGCCGGGCATCGCCGCGCTGGACTGGCTGTGGATAATCTGCCTGGGCCTTTTATGCACCGCCCTCGCCTACAGCCTTTACGTAAGCAGCCTCACAGCCCTCAAGGCCCGCCAGGCAGCTGTTATCATCACGCTTGAGCCTGTTTACGCCATAATTGCTGCGTGGCTGCTCTTTAACGATGCTCCCGGTTTGGGCATTTTTGCAGGCGGCGCGCTCATACTTGGCGCTGTATTCAGACTCAGCAGGTGA